One segment of Paenibacillus sp. FSL R7-0337 DNA contains the following:
- a CDS encoding ABC transporter permease, giving the protein MTFRQFAFRNVSRNKRLYTAYFLSSMFTVMVFFTFSIFAYHPVLSGEHIQSSAALALSVSKWVIYVFSFFFVLYSMSAFLQSRKREFGLMMMHGMTVRQLRRMIFLENMIVGSGATVSGIGLGLIFAKGILLAGENVLALNEPLQFYFPFKAMVLTLISFLLLFVLISLFISTVLRSGKLITLIHSNRQPKPEPKASLLLSLLVVTLLGISYFLSLRASGLSVVLLLAPVVIMVSIGTYLLFTQLSVYLIRKLKAREQLFWRRTNMLLLSDLSYRMKDNARSFFLVAIISTVSFSAIGALYGFQSMINGALTQKNPYLFTYQSLDGDSKAQSHIQLIDQSLGKAGIAAEKMSLKLNYYKAADSVQTLVLVKQSEYNSVAGLLGLNPIRLTAGKAAVVDFGLSREGEEMLNQPVELQPGIVIEADQAVVSWAVRGVSGYYVVPDEWTRKLGQPLKVSRYYAWHGAIGQPGAEKAGAKLTNELPYDEQYIFYALEYLTSKTNDSFGPVMFIGFFVGIVFFVSAGSFLYFRLYSDLDEDKQKFKAISKLGLSDKELGRILNRQISLLFFAPIVVALVHGAVALTALSHMFQYSIFRESLLVLGLFFFIQVIYFFIVRLFYTRQIRSALAG; this is encoded by the coding sequence CTATGTGTTCTCCTTCTTCTTCGTGCTCTACTCCATGAGCGCCTTCCTGCAATCGCGCAAGCGGGAGTTCGGGCTGATGATGATGCATGGCATGACGGTCCGGCAGCTGCGGCGGATGATCTTTCTGGAGAATATGATCGTCGGGTCAGGCGCGACGGTCAGCGGCATTGGACTAGGCCTTATCTTTGCCAAAGGAATTCTGCTTGCCGGGGAGAATGTGCTTGCGCTTAATGAGCCACTGCAATTCTATTTCCCGTTCAAGGCGATGGTGCTGACACTGATCTCCTTCCTGCTACTATTCGTCCTGATCTCCCTGTTCATCTCTACGGTGCTGCGCAGCGGCAAGCTGATCACGCTCATCCATTCAAACCGTCAGCCCAAGCCGGAGCCGAAGGCCTCGCTTCTGCTGTCTTTGCTGGTGGTAACGCTGCTGGGAATCAGCTACTTCCTGTCCCTTCGGGCGAGTGGTCTGAGTGTGGTGTTGTTGCTCGCGCCGGTGGTCATTATGGTGTCGATCGGTACCTATCTGCTATTCACACAGCTCAGTGTGTACCTGATCCGTAAGCTGAAGGCGCGTGAGCAGCTATTCTGGCGCAGAACCAATATGCTGCTGCTCTCTGATCTTTCCTACCGGATGAAGGACAACGCACGTTCCTTTTTCCTGGTCGCCATCATCTCTACCGTATCCTTCAGCGCGATAGGAGCCCTGTACGGATTCCAGTCGATGATAAACGGAGCGCTTACGCAGAAGAACCCTTATCTGTTCACCTATCAGTCCCTGGACGGGGACAGCAAGGCACAGTCCCATATACAGCTAATTGACCAAAGCCTGGGCAAAGCCGGGATTGCTGCCGAAAAAATGAGTCTGAAGCTTAACTATTATAAGGCTGCAGATAGCGTCCAGACACTGGTTCTGGTGAAGCAATCCGAATACAACAGCGTAGCCGGGCTGCTGGGGCTAAATCCCATCCGGCTTACCGCAGGGAAAGCAGCCGTTGTAGATTTCGGCCTGTCCCGCGAGGGGGAAGAGATGCTCAATCAGCCGGTCGAGCTGCAGCCAGGAATCGTCATCGAGGCGGATCAGGCTGTCGTATCTTGGGCCGTACGGGGAGTCAGCGGTTATTACGTCGTCCCCGATGAGTGGACCCGCAAGCTTGGACAGCCGCTCAAAGTGAGCCGTTATTATGCATGGCACGGTGCGATTGGACAGCCGGGAGCAGAGAAGGCAGGTGCAAAGCTGACAAATGAGCTTCCCTATGATGAGCAGTATATTTTTTATGCGCTCGAGTATTTAACCTCCAAGACCAATGACAGCTTTGGCCCCGTGATGTTCATCGGTTTTTTTGTCGGAATCGTATTTTTTGTCTCTGCCGGCAGCTTTCTCTATTTCCGGCTGTACAGCGATCTGGATGAGGATAAGCAGAAGTTCAAGGCCATCTCCAAGCTGGGGCTGAGTGACAAAGAGCTGGGCCGGATATTGAACCGCCAGATCAGCCTGCTCTTCTTCGCCCCGATCGTTGTCGCGCTTGTGCATGGAGCCGTTGCCCTTACCGCACTGTCACATATGTTCCAATACTCCATATTCAGGGAGTCCCTGCTTGTGCTGGGCCTGTTCTTCTTCATTCAGGTGATCTACTTCTTCATTGTCCGCCTGTTCTACACGAGGCAGATCCGGTCGGCGCTGGCCGGATAG